In one Roseburia intestinalis L1-82 genomic region, the following are encoded:
- a CDS encoding S41 family peptidase yields MENKNEQQVSEIMPEPIEEPKKSKKGQMAKGVACGIAGTILVGFVALNVVTKITGTKIYITNATAKTDSILDTKTVQKINELKAYTDMYYYDNVDDTELKDGLYEGMISGLGDKYSVYYNEEDYKQMQVSTTGQYYGIGAGLRQDPDTMVVSISKIYEGTPSDEAGLLADDVITSVDGTDATSMEVTELVKLIRGEEGTSVHLEVYRPSTGENLSFDVERKNVTLPSVSSQMLGDNIGYIHIDSFETETADQFEKAVAELDSEGMKALVLDVRYNGGGLVTAVVQILDDILPEGTVVYTEDKNGHRETYTSSGDTYMEYPLAVLINEDSASASEILAGAIKDYEYGTLIGTTTFGKGIVQTIFPLEDGDAVKLTTAKYFTPNGNYIHGVGIDPDIELEYEYLNPDGTEYDVKYDNQIQKAVEVLTEELSGK; encoded by the coding sequence ATGGAAAATAAAAATGAGCAGCAGGTTTCGGAGATTATGCCAGAGCCAATCGAAGAACCGAAGAAAAGCAAAAAAGGACAGATGGCAAAAGGTGTGGCCTGCGGTATTGCAGGAACGATTTTAGTTGGATTTGTCGCACTGAACGTGGTCACTAAAATAACGGGAACGAAAATTTACATAACGAATGCAACCGCTAAGACAGATTCAATACTGGATACAAAAACAGTTCAGAAGATCAATGAACTGAAGGCATACACGGATATGTATTATTATGATAATGTGGATGATACCGAATTAAAAGATGGACTGTATGAAGGGATGATCAGCGGGCTTGGAGATAAATATTCCGTCTATTATAATGAGGAAGATTACAAACAGATGCAGGTGAGCACTACCGGACAGTATTACGGAATTGGTGCAGGCCTCAGACAGGATCCGGATACCATGGTGGTATCCATTTCAAAAATATATGAGGGAACACCTTCCGATGAAGCCGGACTGCTTGCAGATGACGTGATCACTTCGGTCGACGGAACAGATGCGACCAGCATGGAAGTGACAGAGCTGGTAAAACTGATCCGTGGCGAGGAGGGAACATCGGTACATTTGGAGGTATATCGTCCTTCAACCGGGGAAAATCTGTCCTTTGACGTGGAGCGCAAAAATGTGACACTGCCGAGCGTATCTTCCCAGATGCTTGGTGATAACATCGGTTATATTCATATCGATTCTTTTGAAACAGAAACAGCAGACCAGTTTGAAAAAGCTGTGGCAGAATTAGATAGCGAGGGGATGAAAGCGCTTGTTCTGGATGTGCGCTATAACGGCGGCGGACTTGTTACCGCTGTTGTACAGATTTTAGATGATATTCTTCCTGAGGGTACGGTTGTGTATACAGAGGATAAAAATGGTCACCGTGAGACTTATACATCAAGCGGGGATACTTACATGGAGTATCCTCTGGCGGTTCTTATCAATGAGGACAGTGCAAGTGCATCCGAGATTTTAGCCGGAGCAATCAAGGACTATGAATATGGAACACTGATCGGAACGACAACATTCGGAAAAGGAATTGTTCAGACCATCTTCCCGCTTGAGGACGGAGATGCGGTGAAACTTACCACAGCAAAATATTTTACACCGAATGGAAATTATATCCATGGAGTCGGAATTGATCCGGATATTGAACTTGAATATGAATATCTCAATCCGGATGGAACAGAATATGATGTGAAATATGACAACCAGATCCAGAAAGCAGTGGAAGTACTCACGGAGGAATTAAGCGGAAAATGA
- the ftsE gene encoding cell division ATP-binding protein FtsE — MIKLEHVSKSYSAGIPALNDVSLNIEEGEFVFIVGDSGSGKSTLIKLLLKELEPTEGTITINGQKLNKIRRRQTPKFRRKIGVVFQDFRLLKDRNIYDNVAFAQKVIGESTRSIKKNVPLMLSMVGLAAKYRSYPKQLSGGEQQRVAIARALINKPKILLADEPTGNLDNNNAWEIMKLMEEINNNGTTVVVVTHNLEIVKAMNKRVITMQKGVIVDDSDTASSIVTGDNAISRSLTERDVLKREGDYDYED; from the coding sequence ATGATTAAGTTAGAACATGTCAGCAAGTCGTACTCCGCGGGAATACCTGCGCTTAATGACGTGAGTCTTAACATTGAGGAAGGAGAATTTGTATTCATCGTCGGGGACAGTGGTTCTGGAAAATCTACGCTGATCAAGCTTTTGTTGAAGGAACTTGAACCGACGGAGGGTACGATCACGATAAACGGTCAGAAATTAAATAAGATCAGGCGAAGACAAACCCCGAAATTCCGTCGTAAGATCGGCGTGGTATTTCAGGATTTCCGCTTGTTAAAGGACCGCAATATTTACGATAATGTCGCATTTGCCCAAAAGGTCATCGGAGAGTCCACACGTTCCATCAAAAAGAATGTACCACTGATGCTTTCCATGGTAGGACTGGCAGCAAAGTATCGTTCTTATCCCAAACAGTTATCCGGTGGTGAGCAGCAGAGAGTTGCAATCGCAAGGGCACTGATCAATAAGCCAAAGATCCTGCTTGCGGATGAGCCGACCGGTAATCTCGATAACAATAATGCCTGGGAGATCATGAAACTGATGGAGGAGATCAATAACAATGGCACAACGGTTGTCGTTGTTACACATAACCTTGAAATCGTAAAAGCCATGAACAAACGTGTCATCACCATGCAAAAGGGTGTGATCGTGGATGACAGTGATACAGCCAGCAGTATTGTGACAGGCGATAATGCCATCAGCCGCAGCCTGACTGAGCGTGATGTATTAAAACGCGAGGGGGACTACGATTATGAGGATTAG
- a CDS encoding VanZ family protein, translating into MNKTVMRLILGIMLAGWMIIIFWFSNQPATESSEISGTISYRLVEDTDEIFNWGLTTDQIGNIAGNIEYPIRKAAHMTEYAILGWLAFAFSGTFEMRQKVHYIAALGFAFCYASTDEFHQLFIPGRSGQFTDVCIDTAGAAIGLLLLAILLKIGRRHCAKSAHTLQ; encoded by the coding sequence ATGAATAAAACAGTAATGCGGCTGATTCTGGGAATCATGCTGGCAGGCTGGATGATCATCATATTTTGGTTTTCCAATCAGCCGGCGACGGAATCTTCCGAGATCAGCGGTACGATCTCTTACCGTCTGGTCGAAGATACAGATGAAATTTTTAACTGGGGACTGACGACAGACCAGATTGGAAATATTGCAGGAAACATTGAGTATCCCATCCGGAAAGCTGCACATATGACAGAATATGCGATTTTAGGATGGCTTGCATTTGCATTTTCAGGAACATTTGAAATGAGACAGAAAGTGCATTATATCGCGGCACTTGGATTTGCCTTTTGCTATGCATCGACAGATGAGTTTCATCAGCTGTTTATCCCGGGGCGTTCCGGACAGTTTACGGATGTCTGCATTGATACGGCAGGAGCCGCGATCGGTCTTTTACTGCTTGCGATTCTCTTAAAAATAGGGAGAAGGCATTGCGCAAAAAGCGCGCATACTTTACAATAG
- a CDS encoding murein hydrolase activator EnvC family protein, with the protein MIINKRQWIHRITAVLLIVMTGMAATVQMTSAAENSSAKKSENTSTSLKEAQQEKAALEKALEKAKQTINELKESKGDVQAKVNDLNTQLMNISSRITALENQLAQKNQELTEKKDQIEDTKDQLEDAKKQEEQQYTDMKVRIQFMYENAQESYFEALFDSESFSDFLNSAEYIIQIQEYDRKKLKEYQETVAYIDGVEQQLEEDYATLEEMKKEVEQEKASVEQEKASVAALMKQRETELAGIEGNIDSAQSDADYYAAEIQAQEEIIAEIRRIEAEKAAAGKQDNHYTGGVFTWPCPSSTRVTSDYGTRVSPMGGASSNHKGIDIGASGGAAIVAAADGTVTTAAYSSAAGNYVMIDHGGGLYTVYMHASALLVSPGQTVSAGQTIAQVGSTGISTGNHLHFGVSLNGSYVSPWSYLGR; encoded by the coding sequence ATGATAATTAATAAAAGGCAATGGATACACAGGATAACGGCGGTATTGCTTATTGTGATGACCGGCATGGCTGCCACAGTGCAGATGACGTCAGCAGCAGAAAACAGCAGCGCAAAGAAAAGTGAAAATACATCCACTTCTTTAAAAGAGGCACAGCAGGAAAAAGCGGCTTTGGAAAAAGCTCTGGAAAAGGCAAAACAGACGATAAACGAGCTAAAAGAGTCCAAGGGAGATGTGCAGGCAAAAGTAAATGATCTGAATACGCAGCTCATGAATATTTCGAGCCGGATCACAGCTTTAGAAAACCAGCTTGCACAGAAAAATCAGGAGCTGACAGAGAAGAAGGATCAGATCGAGGACACAAAAGACCAGCTTGAAGATGCAAAAAAGCAGGAAGAGCAGCAGTATACGGACATGAAAGTGCGCATACAGTTTATGTATGAGAATGCACAGGAGTCTTACTTTGAGGCACTTTTTGATTCGGAAAGTTTTTCGGATTTTTTAAATTCTGCTGAGTATATCATACAGATCCAGGAATATGACCGGAAAAAGCTAAAGGAATATCAGGAGACGGTTGCCTATATTGACGGCGTGGAACAGCAGTTAGAAGAAGACTATGCCACGTTAGAGGAAATGAAAAAAGAAGTGGAGCAGGAGAAAGCCTCTGTGGAGCAGGAAAAGGCTTCAGTTGCAGCGCTTATGAAGCAGCGGGAGACGGAACTTGCCGGAATTGAGGGAAACATTGATTCTGCACAGAGCGACGCGGATTATTATGCTGCGGAGATTCAGGCGCAGGAGGAGATCATTGCCGAGATCAGGCGCATTGAGGCAGAGAAGGCTGCTGCCGGTAAACAGGATAACCATTATACCGGAGGTGTGTTTACCTGGCCGTGTCCGAGCAGTACGCGTGTGACCAGTGATTATGGAACGCGTGTGTCGCCGATGGGAGGCGCTTCTTCCAATCATAAAGGAATTGACATCGGTGCGTCCGGAGGCGCTGCGATCGTGGCTGCGGCGGATGGAACGGTTACGACTGCGGCTTACAGCAGTGCTGCCGGTAACTATGTGATGATCGATCATGGCGGCGGATTGTATACCGTATATATGCATGCATCTGCACTTCTTGTTTCGCCTGGACAGACGGTTTCAGCAGGACAGACGATCGCACAGGTCGGAAGTACCGGTATTTCTACTGGAAATCATTTACACTTTGGTGTATCATTAAACGGAAGCTATGTCAGCCCGTGGAGTTATCTGGGCAGATGA
- the ftsX gene encoding permease-like cell division protein FtsX: MRISTFFYTIKQGLVNIWKNKMFSLASIATMTACIFLFGLFYSIVTNFQAMVKDAESGVAVTVFFDAGISEQRIEEIGDLIKQRVEVSHCEYTSADEAWESFKDVYFDGNEDAASSFAGDNPLANSASYSIYMNDISMQSTLVTYLESIDGIRSVKQSEMVAHTLTDFNSLIGYISAGIILILLGVAVFLISNTITVGISVRREEIGIMKLIGATDYFVRAPFVVEGIVIGLIGAAIPLGILYVLYEKIILYIGDKFKFISNMIQFLSVDQVFHTLVPVALLLGVGIGFIGSRITIRKHLKV, translated from the coding sequence ATGAGGATTAGTACTTTTTTCTATACGATTAAACAGGGACTTGTCAACATCTGGAAAAATAAAATGTTTTCGCTTGCATCCATAGCGACGATGACGGCCTGTATTTTTCTGTTTGGTCTGTTCTATTCGATCGTGACCAACTTCCAGGCGATGGTAAAGGATGCGGAATCCGGTGTTGCAGTCACAGTATTTTTTGATGCGGGCATCTCAGAACAGCGCATTGAGGAAATCGGTGATCTGATCAAGCAGCGTGTTGAGGTATCACATTGCGAATATACATCTGCAGATGAAGCGTGGGAAAGTTTTAAAGATGTTTATTTTGATGGAAATGAAGATGCTGCTTCAAGTTTTGCAGGCGATAATCCGCTTGCCAATTCAGCAAGCTATTCCATTTATATGAATGATATATCAATGCAGAGTACGCTGGTAACTTATTTAGAGTCTATAGATGGAATCCGTTCAGTAAAGCAGTCGGAGATGGTTGCGCACACACTGACCGATTTTAACAGTCTGATCGGTTATATTTCCGCGGGTATCATTCTGATCCTGCTCGGTGTTGCGGTCTTCCTGATCAGCAATACGATTACAGTCGGTATTTCCGTGCGCCGTGAAGAGATCGGTATCATGAAACTGATCGGTGCGACAGATTATTTTGTCCGGGCACCGTTTGTTGTTGAGGGAATTGTGATCGGACTGATCGGAGCGGCGATCCCGCTTGGCATTTTGTATGTTTTATATGAGAAGATCATATTATATATTGGAGATAAGTTTAAATTTATCAGCAATATGATTCAGTTTTTAAGTGTGGACCAGGTATTCCACACATTGGTTCCTGTGGCACTGTTACTTGGTGTTGGTATTGGATTTATCGGAAGCCGGATTACGATCCGCAAACATTTAAAGGTATGA
- a CDS encoding PucR family transcriptional regulator, giving the protein MISNQILQNTIDGLKGITRIDLCIIDVEGKVLAATFPEADKYMEPALAFVESPADSQVVNGYQFFKVFDDHQLEYILLANGDSDDVYMVGKIASFQIQNLLVAYKERFDKDNFIKNLLLDNLLLVDIYNRAKKLHIDTEVRRVVFIVETNRDKDGNELERIRGIFGGKTKDFVTAVDEKNIIVVKEVGENEGYEEMNKTAEVIVNLFRSDSDSDVHVAYGTIVGEIKEVSRSYKEARMALDVGKIFFEEKDVIAYSTLGIGRLIYQLPIPLCKMFIKEIFDGKSPDEFDEETLTTINKFFENSLNVSETSRQLYIHRNTLVYRLDKLQKATGLDLRVFEDAITFKIALMVVKYMKYMESLDY; this is encoded by the coding sequence ATGATTTCAAATCAGATACTTCAAAATACGATTGACGGGTTAAAAGGGATTACCCGCATTGATTTATGCATTATCGATGTAGAGGGGAAGGTGCTGGCTGCTACATTTCCGGAAGCAGACAAATATATGGAGCCGGCGCTTGCATTTGTGGAATCTCCTGCAGACAGCCAGGTTGTAAACGGCTATCAGTTTTTTAAGGTGTTTGACGATCATCAGTTAGAATATATCCTGCTTGCCAATGGCGACAGTGATGATGTCTATATGGTGGGTAAAATTGCCAGTTTCCAGATCCAGAATCTTCTGGTAGCATATAAAGAGAGATTTGATAAAGACAACTTTATCAAGAACCTGCTTTTGGATAACCTGCTTTTAGTTGATATTTATAACCGTGCAAAGAAGCTGCATATCGATACAGAGGTCAGACGTGTTGTGTTTATCGTGGAGACCAACCGCGACAAAGACGGCAATGAACTGGAGCGCATCCGTGGCATTTTCGGTGGAAAGACCAAAGATTTTGTCACAGCAGTGGATGAGAAAAATATCATTGTTGTAAAAGAAGTAGGGGAGAATGAAGGATACGAGGAGATGAATAAGACCGCAGAGGTCATTGTGAATCTGTTCCGCTCTGATTCGGACAGCGATGTGCATGTGGCATATGGTACGATCGTCGGAGAGATCAAGGAAGTATCACGTTCTTATAAAGAAGCAAGAATGGCACTTGACGTAGGGAAGATCTTTTTTGAAGAAAAAGATGTCATCGCTTACTCAACACTTGGAATCGGACGTTTGATTTATCAGCTCCCGATCCCGCTCTGTAAGATGTTTATCAAGGAGATCTTTGACGGGAAATCACCAGATGAGTTCGATGAGGAGACACTTACAACGATCAATAAGTTCTTTGAGAACAGTCTGAATGTTTCAGAGACTTCCAGACAGCTTTATATCCACCGTAACACGCTGGTATATCGTCTGGACAAGCTGCAGAAGGCAACCGGACTTGATCTGCGTGTGTTTGAAGATGCTATTACATTTAAGATCGCACTTATGGTAGTAAAATATATGAAGTACATGGAGTCATTGGACTACTAG
- a CDS encoding YitT family protein translates to MQKFFYKRSPVWDYILMLVGTALIAVSIQCVYDPVSMVTGGFTGLAIIIKDVTGYLIPGGIPLWLTNLALNVPLFLAALKIKGKRFIWRTIVGTLLLSLWLYILPLVDLTDGDYVLAAIFGGCIGGVGMGLVLLAKSTTGGTEMVATLIQHYYKHYSVVQIIQFLDGAVVVAGLFVFGVHAVLYAIVAIFVTSKVSDALMEGLKFSKAAFIITDHYEQVAKRIMTELERGVTGLRAKGMYSGAEKCMLYCVVSKKEIVQVKEIVREVDPDAFVIVSDAREVLGEGFQEQMS, encoded by the coding sequence ATGCAGAAGTTTTTTTATAAGAGATCTCCGGTCTGGGATTATATCCTCATGCTTGTGGGAACCGCACTTATTGCAGTAAGTATTCAGTGCGTGTATGATCCGGTCAGCATGGTAACAGGAGGTTTTACCGGTCTTGCGATCATTATCAAAGATGTGACAGGGTATCTGATTCCGGGTGGAATTCCTCTGTGGCTGACGAACCTTGCACTCAATGTGCCGCTTTTTTTGGCAGCTTTAAAGATCAAAGGAAAACGTTTTATATGGAGAACGATCGTTGGAACATTGTTACTTTCTCTCTGGCTCTATATACTGCCGCTTGTGGATCTTACCGATGGTGATTATGTACTTGCAGCAATTTTTGGCGGCTGTATCGGCGGTGTCGGAATGGGCCTTGTACTGCTTGCAAAATCAACGACCGGTGGAACAGAGATGGTCGCGACGCTGATCCAGCATTATTATAAACATTATTCTGTGGTGCAGATCATACAGTTTTTAGATGGTGCAGTCGTAGTTGCCGGATTATTTGTATTTGGTGTACACGCAGTATTGTATGCGATCGTTGCGATCTTTGTGACGAGCAAGGTATCAGATGCACTGATGGAAGGCTTGAAATTCTCAAAAGCAGCATTTATCATTACGGATCACTATGAACAGGTAGCAAAACGTATCATGACAGAGTTAGAACGCGGTGTTACAGGACTTCGGGCAAAGGGCATGTATTCCGGTGCAGAAAAATGTATGCTTTACTGCGTAGTATCTAAAAAAGAGATTGTGCAGGTAAAAGAGATCGTAAGGGAAGTAGATCCTGATGCGTTTGTGATCGTTTCCGATGCGCGGGAAGTGCTCGGTGAAGGATTTCAGGAACAGATGTCATAA